In Nitrospiraceae bacterium, the following are encoded in one genomic region:
- the larB gene encoding nickel pincer cofactor biosynthesis protein LarB, translating to MNQEQLTSLLEQVREGSLDISDALRRLRTLPYENLGFASLDHHRVLRQGFPEVIFCEGKTERQVVAIARTLLSKNDSLLATRVDRSVAKALLRLEKQAVYHESARVVSIASPKQVRKGSVLIVTAGTADIPVAEEARVTAETMGSYTETLYDVGVAGLHRLLGQQDRLHDARVLVVAAGMDGVLPSVVGGLVRQPVVAVPTSRGYGAHFGGLAALLTMLNSCAAGVAVMNIDNGFGAGCLAHRINMVGEETVGPGSEEAVGVRRSAGRAGAKRRLGKSQR from the coding sequence GTGAACCAGGAACAACTGACGTCATTGCTGGAGCAAGTTCGCGAGGGATCGCTGGATATTTCGGATGCCCTGCGGCGGTTGCGCACGCTGCCCTATGAGAATTTGGGGTTTGCCTCGCTGGACCACCATCGCGTCTTGCGGCAGGGTTTCCCGGAAGTCATCTTTTGCGAAGGGAAGACTGAACGGCAGGTGGTGGCGATCGCCCGAACGCTGCTGAGCAAGAATGACTCGTTGTTGGCGACCAGAGTCGATCGATCGGTCGCGAAGGCGCTGCTTCGGCTGGAGAAGCAGGCTGTCTACCACGAGTCGGCACGCGTGGTGTCGATCGCATCGCCGAAACAAGTGCGAAAGGGGTCGGTGCTGATCGTGACGGCAGGCACCGCCGATATTCCTGTGGCGGAAGAGGCGAGGGTGACCGCGGAAACGATGGGCAGCTACACCGAAACCCTGTATGACGTCGGTGTGGCCGGTCTCCATCGCCTGCTTGGCCAGCAGGATCGTCTGCATGACGCACGCGTGTTGGTCGTGGCCGCCGGGATGGACGGGGTCTTGCCGAGTGTCGTCGGGGGCTTGGTCCGTCAGCCGGTTGTGGCGGTTCCGACCAGTCGAGGGTATGGAGCCCATTTCGGCGGGCTGGCTGCTCTCTTGACCATGCTGAATTCCTGTGCGGCCGGCGTCGCGGTGATGAACATCGACAACGGGTTCGGTGCGGGGTGTTTGGCCCACCGGATCAACATGGTGGGAGAGGAGACTGTCGGCCCGGGGAGCGAAGAAGCCGTCGGCGTTCGGCGATCAGCCGGCCGAGCGGGTGCCAAGAGGCGGCTCGGAAAATCTCAGCGCTGA